A DNA window from Streptomyces parvus contains the following coding sequences:
- a CDS encoding adenylosuccinate synthase — MPALVLLGAQWGDEGKGKATDLLGGSVDYVVRYQGGNNAGHTVVVGDQKYALHLLPSGILSPGCTPVIGNGVVVDPAVLLSELSGLNERGVDTSKLLISGNAHLITPYNVTLDKVTERFLGKRKIGTTGRGIGPTYADKINRVGIRVQDLYDESILEQKVEAALEQKNQLLAKVFNRRAIEAGKVVEDMLQYAEQIKPFVADTTLILNEAIDDGKVVLFEGGQGTLLDVDHGTYPFVTSSNPTAGGACTGAGVGPTKISRVIGILKAYTTRVGAGPFPTELFDEDGEALRRIGGERGVTTGRDRRCGWFDAPIARYATRVNGLTDFFLTKLDVLTGWERIPVCVAYEIDGKRVEELPYNQTDFHHAKPIYETLPGWSEDITKAKTFSDLPKNAQGYVKALEEMSGAPISAIGVGPGRTETIEINSFL; from the coding sequence GTGCCCGCACTTGTGCTGCTCGGTGCTCAGTGGGGTGACGAGGGCAAGGGGAAGGCCACCGATCTCCTCGGTGGATCCGTGGACTATGTCGTGCGATACCAGGGCGGTAACAACGCCGGTCACACGGTCGTCGTAGGCGACCAGAAGTACGCACTTCATCTCCTCCCCTCCGGAATCCTGTCGCCGGGGTGTACCCCGGTCATCGGGAACGGTGTCGTGGTCGACCCGGCGGTCCTGCTCTCCGAGCTGAGCGGTCTGAACGAGCGAGGCGTCGACACGTCCAAGCTTCTGATCAGCGGCAACGCTCATTTGATCACTCCGTACAACGTCACGCTCGACAAGGTGACCGAGCGCTTCCTCGGGAAGCGCAAGATCGGCACGACGGGCCGGGGCATCGGTCCGACGTACGCCGACAAGATCAACCGGGTGGGGATCCGCGTCCAGGACCTCTACGACGAGTCGATCCTGGAGCAGAAGGTGGAGGCGGCCCTGGAGCAGAAGAACCAGCTCCTGGCCAAGGTCTTCAACCGCCGGGCGATCGAGGCCGGCAAGGTCGTGGAGGACATGCTCCAGTACGCGGAGCAGATCAAGCCGTTCGTCGCCGACACGACCCTGATCCTGAACGAAGCCATCGACGACGGCAAGGTGGTGCTCTTCGAGGGCGGCCAGGGCACCCTGCTCGACGTCGACCACGGCACGTACCCCTTCGTCACCTCGTCGAACCCGACGGCGGGCGGAGCCTGCACCGGCGCCGGTGTCGGCCCGACGAAGATCAGCCGTGTCATCGGCATCCTCAAGGCCTATACGACGCGTGTCGGAGCCGGTCCGTTCCCGACCGAGCTGTTCGACGAGGACGGCGAGGCGCTGCGGCGCATCGGCGGCGAGCGCGGTGTCACCACCGGCCGTGACCGCCGCTGCGGCTGGTTCGACGCCCCGATCGCGCGGTACGCGACCCGGGTCAACGGCCTCACCGACTTCTTCCTCACCAAGCTCGACGTCCTCACCGGCTGGGAGCGGATCCCGGTCTGCGTGGCGTACGAGATCGACGGCAAGCGCGTCGAGGAGCTCCCGTACAACCAGACCGACTTCCACCACGCGAAGCCGATCTACGAGACCCTGCCGGGCTGGTCCGAGGACATCACCAAGGCCAAGACCTTCTCCGACCTGCCGAAGAACGCGCAGGGTTACGTGAAGGCCCTGGAGGAGATGTCGGGCGCCCCGATCTCCGCGATCGGCGTCGGCCCCGGCCGGACCGAGACGATCGAGATCAACTCGTTCCTGTAG
- a CDS encoding glycoside hydrolase family 19 protein, translating to MIRRVMSLLVALGAVVAALVVLPAATAQAATCATAWSSSAVYTNGGAVSYNGRNYTAKWWTQNERPGSSDVWADKGACGTGGGGEDPGQSNGFVVSEAQFNQMFPNRNPFYTYQGLTDALSAYPAFANTGSDEIKKREAAAFLANVSHETGGLVYIKEVNEANYPHYCDASQPYGCPAGQSAYYGKGPIQLSWNFNYKAAGDALGIDLLNNPYLVEQNAAIAWKTGLWYWNTQSGPGTMTGHNAIVNGAGFGETIRSINGAIECNGGNPAQVQSRINKFTQFAQVLGTTTGSNLSC from the coding sequence GTGATCCGACGTGTCATGAGCCTGCTGGTCGCGCTCGGCGCGGTCGTCGCGGCGCTCGTCGTCCTTCCCGCCGCCACCGCGCAGGCCGCCACCTGCGCCACGGCCTGGAGCTCCTCCGCCGTCTACACGAACGGCGGCGCGGTCTCGTACAACGGCCGTAACTACACGGCCAAGTGGTGGACCCAGAACGAGCGCCCGGGTTCGTCGGACGTGTGGGCCGACAAGGGCGCCTGCGGTACCGGCGGGGGCGGTGAGGACCCGGGCCAGAGCAACGGATTCGTCGTCAGCGAGGCCCAGTTCAACCAGATGTTCCCGAACCGGAACCCCTTCTACACGTACCAGGGGCTGACCGACGCCCTCAGCGCCTACCCGGCCTTCGCCAACACCGGCAGTGACGAGATCAAGAAGCGCGAGGCCGCCGCCTTCCTCGCCAACGTCAGCCACGAGACCGGCGGGCTGGTGTACATCAAGGAAGTCAACGAGGCGAACTACCCGCACTACTGCGACGCGAGCCAGCCCTACGGCTGCCCGGCCGGCCAGTCCGCGTACTACGGCAAGGGCCCCATCCAGTTGAGCTGGAACTTCAACTACAAGGCCGCCGGTGACGCGCTCGGCATCGACCTGCTGAACAACCCCTACCTGGTCGAGCAGAACGCCGCCATCGCCTGGAAGACCGGCCTCTGGTACTGGAACACCCAGTCCGGCCCCGGCACCATGACCGGCCACAACGCCATCGTCAACGGCGCCGGCTTCGGCGAGACCATCCGCTCCATCAACGGCGCGATCGAGTGCAACGGCGGCAACCCGGCCCAGGTCCAGAGCCGGATCAACAAGTTCACGCAGTTCGCCCAGGTTCTCGGCACCACCACCGGCTCGAACCTGAGCTGCTGA
- a CDS encoding DUF1876 domain-containing protein, with product MTRIAVGWHIDLEFEEDAHRTRAAALVRLSDGTEVRAHGYASRHPSDADQQRVGEEIAGARALNELAMKLLTKAHDEIDEASGRKSYPLT from the coding sequence ATGACCAGGATCGCTGTCGGATGGCACATCGACCTCGAATTCGAGGAGGACGCCCACCGCACGCGCGCGGCGGCGCTCGTCCGCCTCTCCGACGGAACAGAGGTACGCGCCCACGGCTACGCCAGCCGCCACCCCTCGGACGCCGACCAGCAGCGGGTCGGCGAGGAGATCGCGGGGGCCAGGGCGCTCAACGAACTGGCGATGAAACTGCTGACCAAGGCGCACGACGAGATCGACGAGGCGTCGGGGCGGAAGTCGTATCCGCTGACGTAG
- a CDS encoding cytochrome P450, whose protein sequence is MHVSFDPWSPAFVADPYPAYTALRAAGRAHWFEPTGQWLVPHHSDVSALLRDRRLGRTYLHRFSHEEFGRTPPPPEHEPFTTLNGQGILDLEAPDHPRIRRLISKAFTPRTVEDLAPTVRRLAAELVDAFVAKGGGDLLAEVAEPLPVAVIAEMLGVPEADRGLLRPWSAAICGMFELNPSPETAAAAVRASVDFSAYLRGLIAERRTDPGDDLISALIAAHDEGERLTEQEMVSTCVLLLNAGHEATVNTTVNGWRTLFHHPEQLAALRADPALLPTAIEELLRYDTPLQMFERWVLDDIEIDGQVIGRGAEVALLFGSANRDPERFSRPDVLDLSRTDNPHITFGAGIHFCLGAPLARLELAASFGELLRTAPALRMTAEPEWQPGYVIRGLRELRAEV, encoded by the coding sequence ATGCACGTGTCCTTCGACCCCTGGTCGCCCGCGTTCGTCGCCGATCCCTACCCCGCCTACACCGCGCTGCGCGCCGCCGGCCGGGCGCACTGGTTCGAGCCGACGGGGCAGTGGCTGGTCCCGCACCACTCCGACGTGTCGGCCCTGCTGCGCGACCGGCGCCTCGGGCGTACGTATCTGCACCGCTTCAGCCACGAGGAGTTCGGCCGGACCCCGCCGCCGCCCGAGCACGAGCCGTTCACCACGCTCAACGGGCAGGGCATCCTCGACCTGGAGGCCCCCGACCACCCCCGGATCCGGCGGCTGATCTCCAAGGCGTTCACCCCGCGTACGGTCGAGGACCTCGCCCCGACCGTGCGGCGGCTGGCGGCCGAGCTGGTCGACGCGTTCGTGGCCAAGGGCGGCGGGGACCTGCTGGCGGAGGTCGCGGAGCCGCTGCCGGTCGCCGTCATCGCCGAGATGCTGGGCGTCCCGGAGGCGGACCGGGGGCTGCTGCGGCCCTGGTCGGCGGCGATCTGCGGGATGTTCGAGCTGAACCCGTCGCCGGAGACCGCGGCCGCCGCCGTCCGCGCCTCGGTGGACTTCTCCGCGTATCTGCGCGGGCTGATCGCCGAGCGGCGCACCGACCCCGGCGACGACCTGATCTCGGCGCTCATCGCCGCCCACGACGAGGGCGAGCGGCTGACCGAGCAGGAGATGGTCTCCACCTGTGTGCTGTTGCTGAACGCGGGCCACGAGGCGACGGTGAACACCACCGTCAACGGCTGGCGGACCCTCTTCCACCACCCGGAGCAGCTGGCCGCCCTGCGCGCCGACCCCGCGCTGCTGCCCACCGCGATCGAGGAACTGCTGCGCTACGACACCCCGTTGCAGATGTTCGAGCGCTGGGTGCTGGACGACATCGAGATCGACGGCCAGGTGATCGGGCGGGGCGCGGAGGTGGCGCTGCTGTTCGGCTCGGCCAACCGGGACCCGGAGCGGTTTTCGCGTCCGGACGTCCTGGATCTGTCCCGTACGGACAACCCGCACATCACCTTCGGCGCGGGCATCCACTTCTGTCTGGGCGCCCCGCTGGCCCGGCTGGAGCTGGCCGCGTCCTTCGGGGAGCTGCTGCGGACGGCGCCCGCGCTGCGGATGACCGCGGAGCCGGAGTGGCAGCCGGGGTATGTGATCCGGGGGCTGAGGGAGCTGCGGGCGGAGGTGTAG
- a CDS encoding glycoside hydrolase family 19 protein → MSRIDRFTKFLAAPAALAALVTAAPAAASAPAAEPCAPLHSATADYRAGDTVSHHGRNWSAKWWTRGENPGAGSAWADRGACAGGVSDFVIGEEEFDAIFPERDPFYTYQGLIDALHAYPRFANVGTPQTRAREAAAFLTHADFESVGLRYVKEINEANYWRKCDDTQPFGCPAGREAYYGRGPIMFSWNFNYKAAGDALGLDLLNDPWLVERDPSVAWATALWYWNTQNGPGAMTSHDAMVGGAGFGETIRSLNGALECDGGNPASVAARVERYERITGIVGVAPGSGLTC, encoded by the coding sequence CTGTCTCGCATCGATCGCTTCACGAAGTTCCTGGCCGCGCCGGCCGCTCTGGCCGCCCTCGTCACGGCGGCCCCCGCCGCCGCCTCGGCCCCCGCCGCCGAGCCCTGCGCGCCGCTCCACAGCGCCACGGCCGACTACCGCGCCGGGGACACCGTCTCCCACCACGGCCGCAACTGGAGCGCCAAGTGGTGGACCCGGGGCGAGAATCCGGGGGCGGGGTCCGCCTGGGCGGACCGGGGGGCCTGTGCGGGAGGGGTGTCCGACTTCGTCATCGGTGAGGAGGAGTTCGACGCGATCTTCCCGGAGCGCGACCCCTTCTACACCTACCAGGGCCTGATCGACGCGCTGCACGCCTACCCGCGCTTCGCCAACGTCGGTACGCCGCAGACGCGGGCCCGGGAGGCGGCGGCGTTCCTGACGCACGCGGACTTCGAGTCGGTGGGGCTCAGGTACGTCAAGGAGATCAACGAGGCCAACTACTGGCGCAAGTGCGACGACACCCAGCCCTTCGGCTGCCCGGCGGGGCGCGAGGCCTACTACGGGCGCGGGCCGATCATGTTCAGCTGGAACTTCAACTACAAGGCCGCCGGGGACGCCCTCGGGCTCGACCTGCTGAACGATCCCTGGCTGGTCGAACGGGATCCGTCCGTCGCCTGGGCCACCGCCCTCTGGTACTGGAACACCCAGAACGGTCCCGGCGCCATGACCTCGCACGACGCGATGGTCGGCGGCGCGGGCTTCGGCGAGACGATCCGCTCGCTCAACGGGGCTCTGGAGTGCGACGGCGGCAACCCGGCGTCGGTGGCCGCGCGGGTGGAGCGGTACGAGCGCATCACCGGCATCGTCGGGGTGGCGCCGGGGTCCGGGCTCACCTGCTGA